Proteins co-encoded in one Coxiella burnetii genomic window:
- a CDS encoding NAD-dependent epimerase/dehydratase family protein: protein MMDIRGKKFVVIGGAGLIGSHTVDRLLQEDVAEVIIYDNFVRGTRENLAQALRDPRTKIYDIGGDINQTDILNTALKGVDGVFHFAALWLLQCYEYPRSAFQTNIQGTFNVLETCVAQGVKRLVFSSSASVYGDALEEPMTEAHPFNSRTFYGATKIAGEAMATAYHHRYGLPFVGLRYMNVYGPRQDYRGAYIAVIMKMLDALDKGQPMTLYGDGSQAYDFVYVEDCAAANICAMKADTVDEYYNVGTGKRTSILELAKEIQKITGTSDNIQFLPQGTTFVKNRIGCPKKAAEQIGFKAEVGLTEGLQRLIEWRRSHIAEVEQRREVAIS from the coding sequence TTGATGGATATTCGAGGTAAAAAATTTGTAGTCATTGGTGGCGCCGGTTTGATTGGTTCGCATACAGTGGATCGGCTTTTGCAAGAAGATGTGGCCGAAGTCATTATTTACGACAATTTTGTGCGAGGAACTCGGGAAAATTTGGCTCAGGCACTGCGTGATCCACGGACTAAAATTTATGATATTGGTGGTGATATTAATCAAACCGATATTTTAAATACAGCATTAAAAGGGGTTGATGGTGTTTTTCATTTTGCCGCGCTGTGGTTGTTGCAATGTTATGAATATCCTCGTTCCGCCTTTCAGACAAATATTCAGGGAACGTTTAATGTATTAGAAACGTGTGTGGCGCAGGGCGTTAAAAGATTAGTTTTTTCTTCTTCAGCTTCGGTGTATGGAGATGCGTTAGAAGAGCCAATGACCGAAGCACATCCATTTAATAGTCGGACTTTTTACGGGGCTACTAAAATTGCTGGCGAAGCGATGGCGACGGCTTATCACCATCGTTATGGGTTGCCTTTTGTCGGATTGCGCTACATGAATGTCTATGGTCCGCGTCAAGATTATCGCGGGGCTTATATTGCAGTGATTATGAAAATGCTAGATGCGTTGGATAAAGGACAACCGATGACGCTCTATGGAGATGGATCACAGGCTTATGATTTTGTGTACGTTGAAGATTGTGCTGCAGCGAATATTTGTGCGATGAAAGCGGATACGGTGGATGAATATTACAATGTGGGTACCGGAAAACGCACAAGTATTTTAGAGCTTGCTAAAGAAATTCAAAAAATCACTGGAACTTCCGATAACATTCAATTTTTACCGCAAGGAACTACTTTTGTAAAAAATCGCATTGGTTGTCCTAAAAAAGCAGCGGAGCAAATTGGTTTTAAGGCAGAAGTGGGTTTAACCGAAGGATTACAAAGATTAATTGAATGGCGTCGTTCGCATATTGCTGAGGTAGAGCAACGTCGAGAGGTGGCCATTTCATGA
- the rfaH gene encoding transcription/translation regulatory transformer protein RfaH has translation MSTDSDWYLIYTKPRQERIAEENLERQGYRIYLPFIQVNRRRSGCYQLITEPLFPRYLFILLNIDKDNWGPIRSTRGVSALVRFGGIPAKVPPDFVQFLKNNETSASVPPKVSLFQKGQRVQIIDGVMAGYEGVFEMHSGAKRVTLLLDMVGKVTRVEVPLDSVTGT, from the coding sequence GTGTCAACGGATAGCGATTGGTATCTTATTTATACAAAACCTCGCCAAGAAAGAATAGCCGAGGAAAATTTAGAACGCCAAGGCTATAGAATTTATCTGCCATTTATTCAAGTTAATAGACGGCGATCGGGGTGTTATCAACTGATTACCGAGCCTTTATTTCCTCGTTATCTTTTTATTTTGTTAAATATCGATAAGGATAATTGGGGGCCTATACGTTCAACGCGCGGTGTTTCTGCATTGGTTCGTTTTGGCGGGATTCCTGCAAAAGTACCTCCAGATTTCGTTCAATTTTTAAAAAACAACGAAACTTCTGCGAGCGTGCCGCCTAAAGTTTCTCTTTTCCAAAAGGGGCAACGTGTTCAAATAATCGACGGCGTTATGGCGGGTTATGAGGGGGTTTTTGAAATGCACTCGGGCGCTAAACGAGTCACTTTGTTATTGGACATGGTTGGTAAAGTAACCCGTGTTGAAGTGCCGTTGGATTCGGTGACAGGAACTTGA
- the asnB gene encoding asparagine synthase (glutamine-hydrolyzing), translating into MCGIAGIFNLNGKPVAFDQIKAMTDSIAHRGPDGEGQFTDKYIGLGHRRLAIIDLSPAGHQPMQTKDGRYLITYNGEVYNFKILRKELETLGYSFFSNTDTEVVLNAYVQWGEKCLEKFNGMFAFAVWDRKEKTLFLARDRYGIKPLYYYQTNDCFVFASEIKAIIASGLYGAEINKEALVEYLTFQNFFTDRTLFKDVRIMPAGHFMMVKRENSSLHQYWDFNFTNDSALSEKMLLEKINDLFQQAVNRQLVSDVPVNSYLSGGVDSGSITMIAAKQLPHIRTFTVGFDLSSASGLELAFDERQAAEHLSYLAGTEHYEMVLKAGDMERCMQDLVWHLEEPRIGQSYPNFYAAKLASKFGKVVLAGTGGDELYAGYPWRYLCGQSSENFEDYIDKYYQYWQRLMSNKNLFKVLAPIAEEVKSIWTRDIFANVFRIKDTPIKTEDYINYSLYFEAKTFLHGLLVVEDKLSMAHGLETRVPCLDNDFVDFALQVPVKYKLSDFAFERVNENDTFSKREKRMNGKKILRKMMSRYVPDNVAHAPKQGFSAPDASWFKGESIEFVRSLLGDRNAKIFELLDYSVVNHLVNDHIQNHHNHRLLIWSLIYLEIFMQVHLSKGHKSNYHLFTPETVEL; encoded by the coding sequence GTGTGCGGTATTGCAGGCATTTTCAATTTAAATGGTAAGCCAGTTGCTTTCGATCAAATTAAAGCGATGACGGATTCTATTGCTCATCGCGGACCGGATGGCGAGGGACAGTTTACTGACAAATATATCGGATTGGGACATAGAAGACTGGCGATTATAGATTTAAGTCCCGCAGGGCATCAACCGATGCAAACGAAGGATGGTCGTTATCTTATTACTTATAATGGTGAAGTTTATAATTTCAAAATACTGCGTAAAGAGTTAGAAACTTTGGGCTATTCATTTTTTTCTAATACCGATACGGAAGTGGTTTTAAACGCTTATGTACAATGGGGAGAAAAGTGTTTAGAAAAATTTAATGGCATGTTTGCTTTTGCCGTTTGGGATCGCAAAGAAAAAACATTATTTTTAGCCAGAGACCGTTATGGAATTAAACCATTATATTATTATCAAACAAACGATTGCTTCGTTTTTGCCTCTGAAATAAAGGCGATTATTGCTTCAGGTCTTTATGGCGCTGAGATTAATAAAGAGGCTTTGGTAGAATATTTAACTTTCCAAAATTTCTTTACGGATCGAACGCTTTTTAAAGATGTCCGCATTATGCCTGCCGGTCATTTTATGATGGTAAAAAGAGAAAATTCATCTCTTCATCAATATTGGGATTTTAATTTTACAAATGATTCAGCGCTTTCTGAAAAAATGCTATTAGAAAAAATTAATGATTTGTTTCAGCAAGCGGTTAACCGCCAGCTTGTCAGTGATGTTCCTGTGAATAGTTATTTAAGCGGGGGGGTGGACTCGGGATCGATTACAATGATTGCAGCAAAACAATTGCCGCACATACGTACTTTCACAGTAGGGTTCGATTTGAGTTCCGCTTCTGGTTTGGAATTAGCATTTGACGAGCGTCAAGCAGCCGAACATCTTTCTTATCTTGCTGGCACTGAGCATTATGAAATGGTATTAAAAGCGGGAGATATGGAGCGTTGCATGCAGGATTTGGTGTGGCATTTGGAAGAACCGCGGATCGGACAAAGTTATCCAAATTTTTACGCGGCTAAATTGGCCAGTAAATTCGGTAAAGTTGTATTAGCTGGAACTGGCGGAGACGAGCTTTACGCAGGATACCCATGGCGCTATTTGTGCGGACAGAGTAGCGAAAATTTTGAAGATTATATTGATAAATATTATCAATATTGGCAGCGGTTGATGAGTAACAAAAATCTTTTTAAAGTTCTTGCTCCTATTGCTGAAGAAGTAAAATCTATTTGGACTCGAGATATATTTGCTAATGTTTTTCGAATTAAGGATACGCCAATAAAGACTGAAGACTATATTAATTATTCTTTATATTTTGAAGCCAAAACATTTTTGCATGGATTGCTCGTAGTTGAAGACAAACTAAGTATGGCGCACGGACTTGAAACTCGGGTACCTTGTCTTGACAATGATTTCGTTGATTTTGCTTTACAGGTGCCTGTGAAATATAAGCTATCTGATTTCGCGTTTGAAAGGGTCAATGAAAACGACACATTCTCTAAACGAGAAAAAAGGATGAATGGTAAAAAAATCTTACGTAAAATGATGAGTCGCTATGTGCCCGATAACGTCGCTCATGCTCCGAAGCAAGGATTCTCGGCGCCGGATGCCAGTTGGTTCAAAGGAGAAAGTATCGAATTTGTGCGCTCGTTGCTTGGTGATAGAAATGCTAAAATTTTCGAATTACTCGATTATTCAGTCGTGAACCATTTGGTGAATGACCACATTCAAAACCATCACAATCACCGATTATTAATTTGGTCACTAATTTATTTAGAAATTTTTATGCAGGTTCATTTGTCTAAGGGTCATAAATCTAATTATCATTTGTTTACGCCAGAAACGGTGGAGCTTTAA
- a CDS encoding DegT/DnrJ/EryC1/StrS family aminotransferase codes for MTMIKQKRKIPIAIPSIGDEEWQALKVPLDSGWLTQGPKVAEFERLFAVRHQAQKALATTSCTTALHLALAAMGVGPGDEVIVPAFTWIATANAVLYCGATPVFADVDRDTFNINVEDISRKITDKTKAIIPVHLFGACADIDAIRKVIPNQVMILEDAACAAGAAYKGKPAGILGDMGAFSFHPRKSITTGEGGMLTTNNTELAHRAEIMRNHGAEIPEEVRHLSDKPYLLPDFKLLGFNYRMTDLQAAVGIVQLAKLDAFINERDQWANYYYTHLKDLTWLRAQRLLADCKHAWQACVFYVDPERAPMPRNTLMEYLKEAGIATRPGTHAVHLLSFYQEKYGIYSDDFPGARDCDHNTMAIPLHNRMTKDDYDYVIETLRSI; via the coding sequence ATGACGATGATAAAACAAAAACGAAAAATCCCTATTGCGATACCTTCCATAGGCGATGAAGAATGGCAAGCGCTGAAAGTGCCATTGGACTCAGGATGGTTAACCCAAGGCCCAAAAGTTGCCGAATTTGAACGCCTTTTTGCTGTTCGACACCAAGCGCAAAAGGCGCTAGCAACCACTTCGTGTACCACTGCATTGCATTTGGCGCTGGCAGCTATGGGGGTAGGACCCGGTGATGAAGTGATTGTGCCTGCATTTACATGGATTGCCACAGCCAATGCGGTCTTATATTGTGGGGCAACGCCGGTATTTGCGGACGTTGATAGAGACACTTTTAATATTAACGTGGAAGACATCTCTCGGAAAATCACCGATAAAACGAAAGCAATTATTCCCGTGCATTTATTTGGTGCTTGTGCGGATATAGACGCCATACGCAAAGTTATTCCCAATCAGGTAATGATTTTGGAGGACGCGGCGTGCGCTGCAGGAGCTGCTTATAAAGGAAAACCCGCAGGTATTTTAGGCGATATGGGTGCTTTTTCTTTTCATCCGCGTAAATCGATTACTACCGGCGAAGGAGGGATGTTAACGACGAACAACACCGAGCTTGCACATCGAGCTGAAATTATGCGTAATCACGGCGCTGAAATTCCTGAAGAAGTGCGGCATTTGAGTGATAAACCTTATCTTCTGCCTGATTTTAAATTGTTAGGTTTTAATTATCGTATGACGGATTTACAGGCTGCTGTTGGCATTGTGCAATTAGCTAAATTGGATGCTTTTATTAATGAACGTGATCAATGGGCTAATTATTATTACACCCATTTAAAAGATCTCACTTGGTTGCGTGCGCAGCGATTATTAGCTGATTGCAAACATGCTTGGCAAGCTTGTGTTTTTTACGTAGATCCGGAGCGCGCGCCAATGCCTCGCAATACATTGATGGAATACTTAAAAGAAGCTGGTATTGCCACGCGGCCGGGCACTCATGCTGTGCATCTGTTAAGTTTCTACCAAGAAAAATATGGAATTTATTCGGATGATTTCCCTGGTGCGCGTGATTGTGATCACAACACGATGGCGATTCCTCTTCATAATCGTATGACTAAAGATGATTACGATTACGTCATTGAAACTTTAAGAAGTATTTAA
- a CDS encoding ABC transporter ATP-binding protein produces MFDYIKVILSFLNKNDIKKLSLLILLMVLAACIELVGVGAIFPYIKILGDQQIIQHNSILNYIFNFLHFKRDNSFLVFIGFVIFVMLSLKAIITCINNYYQSKFAQNLNIRMSGFCIRSYLFMPYQKAMEFNTSTLSKYILTDVVYTVNVITFILSIVTDSIVVFSLACLILWVDFKIVLLSVVSLTALLLLTMKGTKTKIKNISNENEYYTRKLYKIASDAFQGLKDIKINNVEAYFIEKFVFWRRKNAENMVIYNVVANVPSVLMNLIGFGILLIILLYLLFSHGNLISILPIVGIIAISIQRMLPAIARISLALGNVRQYHANVLVVRKALDELGEYQNILLRKRRSQQDVEFKRELNLKDITYQYPKAKAETLKNISLTIPKNTSVGIVGASGAGKSTLVDVILGLLPVKSGSIFCDDIDITNSHIDLSHLVGYVPQHTHLLEGTLLDNIALGVSEKAIDHEAVRRGVNIAQLQNLINDLPEGLYTQIGEKGTKLSGGQRQRVGIARALYHNPDIIIMDEATNALDSITENEFNEALKSLMGKKTLIIIAHRHSSILFCDKLVVLHEGKIVSEGNHNELVKNSEIYRTLYGLERVRN; encoded by the coding sequence ATGTTTGATTATATTAAAGTAATTTTATCGTTTTTAAATAAAAATGATATAAAGAAATTAAGCCTGTTAATTCTTTTAATGGTGTTAGCAGCCTGTATAGAATTAGTCGGTGTGGGCGCTATTTTCCCTTATATAAAGATATTAGGGGATCAGCAAATTATCCAACATAATTCCATTTTGAATTATATTTTCAATTTTCTTCATTTTAAACGCGATAATTCGTTTTTGGTTTTTATTGGCTTCGTGATATTTGTTATGCTTTCTTTAAAAGCAATTATAACCTGCATAAATAATTATTATCAGTCAAAATTTGCCCAAAATTTGAATATAAGAATGTCTGGCTTTTGTATTAGAAGTTATCTTTTTATGCCTTATCAAAAAGCAATGGAATTTAATACTTCTACTTTGTCAAAGTATATCTTGACTGACGTAGTGTACACCGTAAATGTAATTACTTTTATTCTATCAATAGTAACTGACTCTATCGTTGTTTTTTCACTGGCGTGTTTAATTTTATGGGTTGACTTTAAAATTGTTTTACTTTCTGTTGTTAGCTTGACTGCCCTCCTACTTTTAACAATGAAAGGGACAAAAACAAAAATAAAAAATATTAGTAATGAAAACGAATATTATACACGAAAATTATATAAAATTGCTTCTGATGCTTTTCAAGGGCTAAAAGATATAAAAATAAATAACGTTGAAGCTTATTTTATTGAAAAATTTGTTTTTTGGAGAAGAAAGAATGCCGAAAATATGGTGATCTATAACGTTGTTGCAAATGTACCCTCGGTGCTTATGAATTTAATCGGTTTTGGAATATTGCTGATTATTCTACTTTACTTATTATTTTCTCATGGAAATTTAATTTCTATTTTACCAATAGTGGGGATTATTGCTATCTCTATTCAGAGAATGTTGCCAGCGATAGCGCGTATATCACTTGCGTTAGGTAATGTAAGACAATACCACGCCAATGTGTTAGTGGTTCGTAAAGCACTTGATGAATTAGGAGAATACCAGAATATATTGCTGAGGAAGCGTCGTTCCCAGCAAGACGTTGAATTCAAGCGAGAATTAAACCTTAAGGATATCACGTATCAATATCCGAAAGCAAAAGCAGAAACTTTAAAAAATATTTCATTAACAATTCCAAAAAATACTTCTGTTGGTATTGTAGGTGCTTCTGGGGCAGGGAAAAGCACGTTAGTTGACGTAATTCTTGGGCTGTTGCCAGTGAAAAGTGGTTCTATTTTTTGTGACGATATTGACATAACGAATAGTCATATAGATTTATCTCATTTGGTAGGATATGTCCCGCAACATACGCATCTCCTTGAGGGTACCCTATTAGATAATATTGCATTAGGAGTTTCAGAGAAAGCGATTGACCATGAGGCGGTAAGACGTGGCGTTAATATAGCGCAATTACAGAATCTAATAAATGATTTACCTGAGGGCTTATATACGCAAATTGGAGAAAAGGGTACAAAATTGTCAGGCGGCCAGCGACAGCGAGTTGGGATAGCGCGCGCATTATATCACAATCCCGATATCATTATCATGGATGAAGCAACAAATGCGTTAGATTCTATTACAGAAAATGAATTTAACGAAGCTTTGAAATCACTGATGGGAAAAAAAACACTAATTATCATCGCTCATCGACACAGTTCAATTTTATTTTGTGATAAACTTGTCGTGTTACATGAAGGAAAGATTGTTTCAGAAGGTAATCACAACGAACTTGTAAAAAATTCTGAAATTTATCGAACGTTGTATGGCTTAGAAAGGGTTAGAAATTAA
- a CDS encoding DegT/DnrJ/EryC1/StrS family aminotransferase translates to MKFIDLNEQYLKIKQAVDGRMQAVLDHGQFIMGPEVKELEARLAEWVGVRHCITVSSGTMALLIALMALGVGPGDEVITSSFSFFATAETIVFLGATPVFVDIDPKTYNIDVSRIEAAITNRTKAIVPVSLYGQCADLVAINAIAERHGLPVIEDGAQSLGATHHGRQSCGFTTIGCTSFFPSKPLGCYGDGGACFTNDNELAQTMRLIRNHGQEKRYHHVRVGLNARFNTLQAAVLLAKLELFADELEQRQRVAEWYSEILGADFVTPYIAPNNMSAFAQYTLRVEQRERVQVALTEAGIPTAIHYPKSLHEQPAIQAYLKTDDHYPQAQAASQQVLSLPFHPYLTKETVRNVCDELLSIVSCKSVNG, encoded by the coding sequence ATGAAATTTATCGACTTAAATGAGCAATACCTGAAGATAAAACAAGCGGTTGATGGAAGGATGCAAGCCGTGCTGGATCACGGCCAATTCATTATGGGCCCGGAAGTGAAAGAATTGGAGGCCCGGTTGGCGGAGTGGGTAGGGGTCCGCCACTGTATCACAGTTTCTAGTGGGACGATGGCTTTGTTGATCGCCTTGATGGCCTTAGGCGTAGGCCCGGGGGATGAGGTAATCACCTCTTCCTTTAGTTTTTTTGCAACGGCTGAAACGATTGTTTTTTTGGGTGCTACACCCGTTTTCGTTGATATCGACCCTAAAACGTACAATATAGACGTTTCACGTATCGAAGCAGCGATTACTAATCGAACAAAGGCGATTGTGCCAGTGAGTTTGTATGGCCAGTGTGCCGATTTAGTGGCGATTAATGCCATTGCTGAACGACATGGTTTACCGGTGATTGAAGATGGGGCTCAGAGCTTAGGTGCGACCCATCATGGCCGCCAGTCTTGTGGCTTCACCACCATCGGCTGCACGAGCTTTTTTCCTTCCAAGCCGTTAGGTTGCTATGGGGACGGGGGGGCTTGTTTTACGAATGATAACGAACTGGCGCAAACGATGCGTTTGATTCGTAACCACGGCCAAGAAAAGCGCTATCATCATGTTCGGGTCGGCTTGAACGCGCGGTTCAATACTTTACAAGCGGCTGTTTTGTTGGCAAAACTGGAATTATTTGCTGATGAGTTAGAGCAGCGACAGCGGGTGGCTGAGTGGTATTCTGAAATTTTAGGGGCAGATTTTGTTACCCCTTATATTGCTCCGAATAACATGAGCGCTTTTGCCCAATACACCCTCCGTGTTGAACAAAGAGAGCGCGTTCAAGTTGCTTTGACGGAAGCTGGCATTCCAACAGCCATTCATTATCCGAAGTCGTTGCATGAACAGCCTGCGATCCAAGCTTATTTGAAAACCGATGACCATTACCCGCAAGCGCAAGCAGCCAGTCAGCAAGTGTTGAGTTTACCTTTTCATCCCTATTTGACAAAAGAGACAGTAAGAAACGTTTGTGACGAATTATTAAGCATTGTGAGCTGTAAGAGTGTCAACGGATAG
- a CDS encoding winged helix-turn-helix transcriptional regulator, producing the protein MNADDKDVEITLPILQSIEQQSNITQRTLSKKLGLALGLTNAYLKHCINKGLVKIEQIPANRYLYYLTPKGFAEKTRLTAQYLSRSFYFYRKAGQACLQLFNQCRLNHQKEVVLCGVSDLAEVALLQAARAEMNVLGIYDPHYEGDTYLNQEVWHSHESLPSEAVFVVTAFEAPQQMVTDIQQVVAPHQVLVPSILLT; encoded by the coding sequence ATGAACGCTGATGATAAGGACGTGGAAATTACGCTGCCGATTCTTCAATCGATTGAACAGCAAAGCAATATTACGCAACGGACTTTGTCTAAAAAATTAGGTCTTGCATTAGGTTTGACGAATGCGTATTTAAAACATTGTATCAATAAAGGATTAGTAAAAATCGAACAAATTCCAGCCAATCGTTATTTATATTATTTAACGCCGAAAGGTTTTGCAGAGAAAACGCGTCTTACTGCGCAATACCTTTCCCGATCTTTTTATTTTTATCGCAAAGCCGGTCAAGCGTGTCTTCAATTATTCAATCAATGCCGCCTTAACCATCAAAAAGAGGTTGTGTTGTGCGGTGTTTCTGATTTGGCTGAAGTCGCACTTTTACAAGCGGCTCGTGCTGAAATGAACGTACTGGGAATTTATGATCCTCACTACGAGGGGGATACTTATTTAAATCAAGAGGTATGGCATTCGCATGAGAGTTTGCCATCGGAAGCGGTTTTTGTTGTTACTGCTTTTGAAGCGCCGCAGCAAATGGTTACAGATATTCAACAAGTGGTAGCACCCCATCAGGTGTTGGTACCGAGTATATTGTTGACATAG
- a CDS encoding Gfo/Idh/MocA family oxidoreductase produces the protein MQDQPKIVVVGGGYWGKNLIRNFAKLGALAGICEVSQEVAIKLGEEYKVPVLSWKETLTNTSYNAVAIATPAKDHAELAWQALEANKDVFVEKPLALQMDDAEKVGQLAFARHRILMVGHLLQYHPAFTALKLLAHEGKLGRLQYLYSNRLNLGKIRREEDILWSFAPHDISMILSLVNEKPSVVKAMGGYFLHKSIADVTTTHLEFPSGVQAHIFVSWLHPHKEQKLVVVGSKGMAVFDDAKPWTQKLAFYSHQIHWRDGMPFPDKADATYCSLTEEEPLTRECQHFIDCVKTREQPITDAKEGLRVLEVLNQATKSLNLESSPRVNDFFIHETAVVDNHVALGKNTKVWHFSHILEGCKIGENCIIGQNVMIGPDVKIGNYCKIQNNVSLYKGVTLEDGVFCGPSCVFTNVNNPRAEIERKNEFKKTYVERGVTIGANATIVCGVHLGAYSLIGAGAVVTKDVKPHALVLGNPARQVGWVSHAGERLDDRLICPREGRRYGVNDENELIEIACIS, from the coding sequence ATGCAGGATCAGCCAAAGATTGTTGTCGTGGGAGGAGGGTATTGGGGAAAGAATTTAATTCGCAATTTCGCAAAATTGGGTGCCTTAGCTGGTATTTGTGAAGTTAGCCAAGAAGTCGCTATTAAGCTTGGTGAAGAATATAAAGTCCCTGTTCTTTCATGGAAAGAAACCTTAACTAACACTTCTTATAACGCCGTGGCAATCGCAACACCGGCAAAAGACCATGCAGAACTTGCTTGGCAGGCTTTAGAAGCTAACAAAGATGTATTTGTTGAGAAACCTTTAGCATTACAAATGGACGATGCAGAAAAAGTAGGTCAACTCGCATTCGCGCGTCATCGCATTTTAATGGTTGGTCATTTGTTGCAATATCACCCTGCTTTTACGGCGTTAAAATTATTAGCGCACGAAGGAAAACTGGGGAGACTGCAATACCTTTATTCTAATCGCTTAAACTTAGGGAAAATACGACGAGAAGAAGATATTTTATGGAGTTTTGCACCACACGATATTTCCATGATTTTAAGCTTAGTAAACGAAAAACCGAGTGTCGTAAAGGCAATGGGCGGATATTTTTTACATAAATCTATCGCGGATGTGACAACGACGCACCTTGAATTTCCAAGCGGGGTACAAGCGCATATTTTTGTTTCTTGGCTACATCCGCACAAAGAACAGAAGCTGGTTGTAGTGGGATCAAAGGGAATGGCTGTTTTTGATGATGCCAAACCGTGGACACAAAAATTGGCTTTTTATTCGCATCAAATTCATTGGCGTGATGGAATGCCTTTTCCGGATAAAGCCGATGCCACTTACTGCTCTTTAACGGAGGAAGAGCCACTAACAAGGGAATGTCAGCATTTTATAGACTGTGTAAAAACACGCGAGCAACCAATCACCGATGCCAAAGAAGGTTTGCGTGTGTTAGAAGTTTTAAACCAGGCGACAAAGTCATTAAATTTAGAATCGTCGCCTCGAGTCAATGACTTTTTTATTCACGAAACAGCGGTTGTGGATAACCACGTTGCGTTGGGGAAAAACACGAAGGTATGGCATTTTTCTCATATTTTAGAGGGATGCAAAATTGGAGAAAACTGTATTATCGGGCAAAATGTAATGATTGGTCCGGACGTTAAAATAGGTAATTATTGTAAAATTCAAAATAATGTGAGCCTTTATAAGGGGGTGACTTTGGAAGATGGTGTTTTTTGTGGACCTTCCTGTGTTTTCACCAATGTAAATAACCCCCGTGCTGAAATTGAAAGGAAAAATGAATTTAAAAAAACTTATGTTGAACGGGGTGTTACGATTGGTGCGAACGCAACAATTGTTTGTGGCGTGCACCTTGGCGCTTATTCGTTGATTGGTGCAGGCGCTGTGGTGACCAAAGATGTCAAACCTCACGCGTTGGTGTTGGGTAACCCGGCCCGACAGGTGGGGTGGGTAAGCCATGCGGGAGAGCGATTGGACGATCGTTTGATTTGTCCGCGGGAGGGACGACGTTACGGTGTGAATGATGAGAATGAATTAATTGAGATCGCCTGTATTAGTTAA
- a CDS encoding acyltransferase — protein MSHIFDELDNAYKQKEAYLLDHWNRSLPFQDAMFDRWERAQRLGFGEDVSIYNSALVFGNVAVGANSWIGPYVILDGSGGRLSIGCYCSISAGVYIYTHDSVAWAVTGGKSVYQKGDVTIGNCCYIAPQSIIKMGIKIGDHSIIGANSFVNTNVPAYSIVAGSPAKVIGKVEIINDKVNLKYY, from the coding sequence ATGAGTCATATTTTTGATGAATTAGATAATGCTTATAAACAAAAAGAAGCTTATTTGCTGGACCACTGGAATCGTAGTCTTCCTTTTCAAGACGCCATGTTTGATCGTTGGGAGCGAGCCCAAAGATTGGGATTTGGAGAAGATGTCAGTATTTACAATAGCGCTTTAGTGTTTGGAAATGTGGCAGTAGGAGCGAACAGTTGGATTGGTCCGTATGTGATTTTGGATGGGTCGGGCGGGCGACTTAGTATCGGCTGTTATTGTTCCATTTCAGCGGGAGTATATATATATACCCACGATAGTGTAGCTTGGGCGGTTACGGGGGGCAAAAGCGTTTATCAAAAAGGAGATGTAACAATAGGTAATTGCTGTTACATTGCCCCGCAATCGATTATAAAAATGGGCATAAAAATAGGCGATCATTCGATTATCGGCGCTAATAGTTTTGTAAATACTAATGTGCCTGCTTATTCAATAGTGGCGGGATCGCCGGCAAAGGTAATCGGAAAAGTAGAAATCATTAATGACAAAGTCAATTTAAAATACTACTGA